One region of Proteiniborus sp. DW1 genomic DNA includes:
- a CDS encoding AEC family transporter — protein sequence MSFLPVLNQTLVLFILIFIGFIIKKKNIITNQMIKDLSGLILNVTLPLMMITAMLADIKITEVLGNKKLYILAFIRLLIAPLSMVLIFSVINVPSIVKGVLVTLTGMPSAVNTAIFATKYNADSKLASQGIFITTLLNILTAPLIIYLLTI from the coding sequence ATGTCTTTCTTACCAGTACTAAATCAAACATTGGTTTTATTTATTTTAATTTTTATAGGATTCATAATAAAAAAGAAAAACATAATAACTAACCAAATGATAAAAGACTTATCAGGACTTATTTTAAATGTTACTCTTCCACTTATGATGATAACAGCTATGCTAGCAGATATAAAGATTACAGAAGTATTAGGTAATAAAAAGCTTTACATACTAGCCTTCATAAGGCTACTTATAGCACCTTTATCAATGGTGCTGATATTTTCCGTAATTAATGTACCAAGTATAGTTAAAGGAGTTCTTGTTACACTAACAGGTATGCCATCAGCAGTAAATACAGCCATATTCGCTACTAAATACAACGCTGACTCCAAGCTTGCATCTCAAGGTATATTTATTACCACATTGCTAAACATACTAACAGCACCACTTATTATTTATTTACTAACTATTTAA
- a CDS encoding rod-binding protein encodes MSIIDTSTNMLINTDQYKDTKIKQIAENANNKKDDKELLKACQEFEAIFTHMLLKAMRSTVPESELIEKTTATEIFEDMYDQELATTLSKGQNGLGIAQMLYNQMKRYI; translated from the coding sequence ATGTCAATAATTGATACAAGTACAAACATGCTAATTAACACAGATCAATACAAAGACACCAAAATAAAGCAAATAGCAGAAAATGCCAACAATAAAAAAGATGACAAGGAACTATTAAAAGCATGTCAGGAGTTTGAGGCTATATTCACACATATGCTTCTAAAAGCCATGCGGTCTACAGTGCCAGAGAGTGAACTAATAGAAAAAACCACAGCCACAGAAATATTTGAAGACATGTATGACCAAGAACTAGCCACTACACTAAGTAAAGGTCAAAATGGACTGGGCATAGCACAGATGCTTTATAACCAGATGAAGAGATATATATAA
- a CDS encoding glutamate-cysteine ligase family protein — MDYKRKVQEVTKYFKNNEKKEEDFSIGVEFEHFIIDKETLKTISYYGIDGVEDTLMKLQAMGWKGKYEKDHILGLEKEAMTITLEPGSQIELSIKPYKNIEDIEKVYKNFLDEIVPILDAKGQTLITTGYQPESKITDIKMIPKQRYDYMFEYFKSRGKYAHNMMKGTASVQVSVDYGSEEDYIKKFKVANALSPVIYTMFDNSPFFEGRVTDKYCLRKTIWENCDDDRCGIVAGTFDESFGYEKYSDYILNFPPIFIDDSKSIRFTGSILYKDLFNPDEYSLQELEHVMTMVFPDVRTKKFMEIRMMDAVPYPLNFAAVALLKGLLYNESNLNAVYDYVNSLSKYDIDKARVDIIDEGLSARLKDREIHEVGKWLIGLSKKALNQSERDYLTPLEIMIDNKMTPSQITKEKLSLGKKEALEWCFVDNKLFEVMSCGCRKTY, encoded by the coding sequence ATGGACTATAAAAGAAAAGTACAGGAAGTAACTAAGTATTTTAAAAATAATGAAAAAAAAGAAGAAGACTTTAGTATAGGTGTAGAATTTGAACATTTTATAATTGATAAAGAAACTTTAAAAACCATTTCATATTATGGAATTGATGGTGTAGAAGATACTCTAATGAAGCTTCAAGCAATGGGATGGAAGGGCAAGTATGAAAAAGACCATATTTTAGGGCTAGAAAAAGAAGCTATGACCATTACACTAGAGCCAGGTAGCCAAATAGAGCTTAGTATTAAACCATATAAAAATATTGAAGATATTGAAAAAGTATATAAAAATTTTTTAGATGAGATAGTACCTATATTGGATGCAAAGGGACAAACACTCATAACAACTGGATATCAGCCTGAAAGCAAAATTACTGATATAAAGATGATACCAAAGCAGAGATATGACTATATGTTTGAGTACTTTAAATCTAGAGGTAAATATGCCCACAATATGATGAAGGGTACTGCTTCAGTTCAAGTATCTGTAGACTATGGCTCAGAAGAGGATTATATAAAGAAGTTTAAAGTTGCCAATGCTCTTTCACCAGTAATATATACAATGTTTGATAATTCACCTTTTTTTGAAGGTCGTGTGACAGATAAATATTGTTTAAGGAAAACCATATGGGAAAATTGTGATGATGATAGATGTGGAATTGTAGCAGGAACCTTTGATGAATCGTTTGGATATGAAAAGTATAGTGACTATATCTTAAATTTTCCACCAATATTTATAGATGACAGTAAATCTATTAGATTTACAGGAAGTATTCTATATAAAGACTTATTTAATCCTGATGAGTATTCATTGCAAGAGCTAGAGCATGTTATGACTATGGTCTTTCCAGATGTGAGGACAAAGAAATTCATGGAAATAAGAATGATGGATGCAGTTCCCTATCCATTAAACTTTGCAGCCGTTGCACTATTGAAGGGTCTCTTGTATAATGAGAGCAACTTAAACGCTGTTTATGATTATGTCAATTCTTTAAGCAAGTATGACATTGATAAAGCTAGAGTAGATATCATAGATGAAGGATTAAGTGCAAGGCTAAAAGATAGAGAAATACATGAAGTAGGAAAATGGCTCATAGGTCTTTCAAAGAAAGCTCTTAATCAAAGCGAAAGGGATTATTTAACACCTTTAGAAATCATGATAGATAATAAAATGACTCCTTCCCAGATAACTAAGGAAAAGCTTTCATTAGGTAAAAAGGAAGCTTTAGAATGGTGCTTTGTAGATAATAAACTATTTGAGGTGATGAGCTGTGGATGTAGAAAAACTTACTAG
- the fabZ gene encoding 3-hydroxyacyl-ACP dehydratase FabZ — MLDNIQIQNIIPHRYPFLLVDKIIEVEEGRRAVGIKNVTINEPFFQGHFPNNPLMPGVLIVEAMAQVGAVAVMTLEENKGKLAVFAGIDSVRFKKQVRPGDTLRMEVELISIRRGIGKAQAVAYVDDEVACKGELMFGIIDK, encoded by the coding sequence ATGCTAGATAATATTCAAATTCAAAACATAATTCCACATAGATATCCTTTTCTTTTAGTAGATAAAATTATAGAAGTAGAAGAGGGAAGAAGAGCAGTAGGCATAAAAAACGTAACTATAAATGAGCCTTTTTTCCAAGGTCATTTTCCAAACAACCCACTAATGCCAGGAGTACTTATAGTAGAAGCGATGGCTCAGGTAGGAGCAGTAGCAGTCATGACTCTTGAAGAAAACAAAGGAAAGCTGGCAGTATTTGCAGGTATAGATAGCGTAAGATTTAAAAAGCAAGTCAGACCAGGAGATACACTAAGGATGGAAGTAGAGCTTATATCCATAAGAAGGGGAATAGGCAAGGCACAAGCAGTAGCCTATGTAGATGATGAAGTAGCTTGTAAGGGAGAATTGATGTTTGGAATTATAGATAAATAA
- the flgG gene encoding flagellar basal-body rod protein FlgG, protein MIRSLWTAATGMKSQQLNIDTISNNLANVNTNGYKTQRAEFKDLLYATIKRTNLQDDMGAPVNLEVGHGVMPTATTRDFRNGSLIETQNTFDFAIDGRGFFSVVLPNDQVRYTRDGSFKLSVDGDEATLVTSEGYIVLSEEDDAIVMENGMKDITVDNMGYITATDEDGEIVEIGRLKLVDFMNPAGLLSEGQNLYSATVASGEEIPLEADEMESKIVQHYLEASNVQVVEEMVKMITAQRAYEVSSKTIQVSDEMLQMANNIRR, encoded by the coding sequence ATGATTAGATCACTTTGGACCGCAGCAACCGGTATGAAGTCTCAGCAACTAAATATAGACACGATTTCAAACAATCTGGCTAACGTAAACACAAACGGCTATAAGACTCAAAGAGCAGAATTTAAAGACCTTTTATATGCTACAATCAAGAGAACAAACCTACAAGATGACATGGGGGCACCAGTAAACTTAGAAGTAGGTCATGGAGTCATGCCCACAGCTACCACAAGAGATTTTAGGAATGGAAGCCTTATAGAAACACAAAATACTTTTGACTTTGCTATAGATGGAAGGGGATTTTTTTCAGTAGTATTACCGAATGACCAAGTGAGATATACTAGAGATGGAAGCTTTAAACTAAGCGTAGATGGTGATGAGGCTACGCTAGTGACATCTGAGGGGTATATAGTGCTTAGTGAAGAAGATGATGCTATAGTTATGGAAAATGGCATGAAAGATATAACAGTAGATAATATGGGCTACATAACAGCAACAGACGAAGATGGTGAAATAGTAGAAATAGGAAGACTAAAGCTAGTAGACTTCATGAATCCAGCAGGACTTTTAAGTGAAGGACAAAATCTTTACAGCGCAACAGTAGCTTCAGGGGAAGAGATACCATTAGAAGCGGATGAAATGGAGAGTAAAATAGTCCAACACTACCTAGAAGCTTCAAATGTTCAAGTAGTAGAAGAAATGGTAAAGATGATAACAGCTCAAAGAGCCTATGAAGTAAGCTCTAAAACAATCCAAGTTTCAGATGAAATGCTTCAGATGGCAAATAATATAAGAAGATAA
- a CDS encoding glutathionylspermidine synthase family protein → MDVEKLTSKYIEIVKSDENRFYKDYLRAVEAVANSSAIYKGKPVPFLYQLMFFTKEDLEIFKNIGKTMISITNKVVNKYKESPDFRKKFGYSKLLEDLILTDHGYDVNVPIGRFDIFYGGSDNFKFCELNTDGSSAMNEDNTIGRILLETESMKIMKEEYSISYFELIYKWVDESIKIFNKFNPNIEKPNVAIVDFDESGTPYEFEEFKKAYINRGYNAVIADPRELKYIKGSLYYKDIKIDLVYRRIVTRELIDRSEEIQDFINAYRDKAVCVIGPIKSQIMHNKIIFKILHEEDVQKMFTEEEKEYINKHIPYTDVFSGHRSVYDEVLNNKDSYILKPMDLYASKGVYAGRDFTFDEWKKRLDECWGKDYLYQEFCVPFTRDFVEFEDGKVKVSKFGHIIGLFMYNEELAGMYTRIGKNNIISGVTDYYAVPNVLVE, encoded by the coding sequence GTGGATGTAGAAAAACTTACTAGCAAATATATTGAAATAGTAAAAAGCGATGAAAATAGATTTTATAAGGATTATTTAAGAGCAGTTGAAGCAGTAGCCAATTCTAGTGCAATATATAAGGGAAAACCAGTTCCCTTTTTATATCAACTAATGTTTTTTACAAAAGAAGATTTAGAGATATTTAAGAACATTGGTAAGACTATGATATCCATAACTAATAAGGTAGTAAATAAGTACAAAGAGTCACCTGACTTCAGAAAGAAGTTTGGATATTCAAAGCTCTTAGAGGATTTAATATTAACTGATCATGGTTATGATGTGAATGTTCCCATAGGAAGGTTTGATATATTCTATGGAGGATCAGATAATTTTAAATTTTGTGAGTTAAATACTGATGGTTCATCTGCTATGAACGAGGATAACACTATAGGAAGAATACTCTTAGAAACAGAATCAATGAAAATAATGAAAGAAGAATATAGTATTTCTTATTTTGAGCTTATATATAAATGGGTGGATGAAAGTATTAAAATATTTAATAAGTTCAATCCAAATATTGAAAAGCCTAATGTGGCTATTGTAGATTTTGACGAAAGTGGCACTCCATATGAGTTTGAAGAATTCAAAAAAGCTTATATAAATAGAGGCTACAATGCAGTGATAGCGGATCCTAGAGAGCTAAAATATATTAAGGGGAGTTTGTACTATAAGGATATTAAAATAGATTTAGTATATAGGAGAATAGTTACTAGAGAGCTTATTGACAGAAGTGAAGAGATTCAAGACTTTATAAATGCCTATAGAGACAAAGCCGTTTGTGTCATTGGACCTATTAAATCTCAGATAATGCACAACAAGATAATATTTAAGATATTGCATGAAGAAGATGTGCAAAAGATGTTTACAGAAGAAGAAAAGGAATACATAAATAAGCATATTCCATATACTGATGTGTTTAGTGGTCATAGATCTGTTTACGATGAAGTGTTAAATAATAAGGATAGTTATATTTTAAAACCAATGGACTTATATGCTTCTAAAGGGGTCTATGCAGGAAGAGACTTTACTTTTGATGAATGGAAGAAAAGACTTGATGAATGCTGGGGCAAAGATTACCTCTATCAAGAATTCTGTGTGCCCTTTACTAGAGATTTTGTAGAGTTTGAAGATGGAAAAGTTAAAGTAAGTAAGTTTGGACATATAATTGGATTATTCATGTACAATGAAGAACTTGCAGGTATGTATACTAGAATAGGAAAAAATAATATAATATCTGGAGTGACTGACTACTATGCTGTTCCAAATGTATTGGTGGAATAG
- a CDS encoding MASE3 domain-containing protein, protein MILEKLKLKSNQKEYLIAIMILLLNLLFLWVIRLFEEYIYKVINVPEYLASHVFLEFLGIWIFFMTYAITYYTFNKNKRLRLLVYSSTFFISGFVNLFHTMSYKGMPNFFTESSAQKATIFWIISRLILSFGFFIAGIIPIDKKTNLKRGYFQVGSILITILIFYIGAFKTDFFPSMYIDGHGLTKLKIFLEYFIVFILGITIVFHIKDTIKYKDKSIRTFYIGLCYAVFADFTFTLYRDVYDTYNHLGHIFNIVSAYFILKSIFSYNLDHPYNELSKAKKRISKYADTLEKIVEHRTSELQSNNRKMMKDLEYARRIQQALLPPKFINIYNTKFISEYIPCEKLSGDFYNIYALDEDNLAMYIADVSGHGVSAAVMTVFADKIMKPADLFISSDKVVSPSEKLMSFYKEFNRANFPDEMHIVIFEAVYNIWSGTMSYCSGGMNVLPILVRKNGDMEFLDKSTGFPICNFEDFYSPKYENGYVKLNSGDRVIFYTDGLLDHLKDNLLLKKEAIINIMKENKNNDIKILNEKILSEIIKTTELNSVIEDDITYFIFEA, encoded by the coding sequence ATGATATTAGAAAAGTTGAAGCTAAAAAGTAACCAAAAAGAATATCTAATAGCCATAATGATTCTATTGTTAAACCTGCTATTTCTATGGGTAATAAGACTTTTTGAAGAGTACATATACAAAGTTATTAATGTACCTGAATATCTAGCATCACATGTATTCCTAGAGTTTCTGGGTATATGGATTTTTTTCATGACCTATGCCATCACTTATTATACATTCAATAAGAATAAAAGATTAAGACTACTAGTCTACAGTAGTACATTTTTTATAAGCGGATTCGTAAACTTATTTCATACAATGAGCTACAAAGGTATGCCTAATTTTTTTACCGAAAGCTCTGCTCAAAAAGCTACAATTTTTTGGATTATTAGTAGGTTGATACTGTCATTTGGGTTTTTCATTGCTGGCATTATTCCCATAGATAAAAAGACTAATCTAAAGAGAGGATACTTTCAGGTAGGTAGTATTCTAATTACAATATTAATCTTTTACATAGGTGCATTTAAAACAGATTTTTTTCCTTCTATGTATATTGATGGACATGGATTAACTAAACTAAAGATATTTTTAGAGTATTTTATCGTATTCATTTTAGGTATCACTATTGTTTTTCATATTAAAGACACTATAAAATATAAAGACAAAAGCATAAGAACTTTTTATATAGGCCTATGCTATGCAGTGTTTGCAGATTTTACATTTACACTATATAGAGACGTATATGATACCTATAACCATTTAGGGCATATTTTTAATATAGTATCTGCTTACTTTATACTCAAGTCAATCTTTTCTTATAACCTAGATCATCCTTATAATGAGCTTAGCAAAGCAAAGAAAAGAATCAGCAAATATGCTGATACTCTAGAAAAAATAGTTGAACATAGAACTTCAGAACTACAATCTAATAATAGAAAGATGATGAAGGATTTAGAATATGCTAGAAGAATACAACAGGCACTGCTCCCTCCTAAGTTCATAAATATCTATAATACCAAGTTTATTTCAGAATATATACCTTGTGAGAAGTTAAGTGGTGATTTCTATAATATCTATGCCTTGGACGAAGATAATCTAGCAATGTATATTGCCGATGTTTCAGGTCATGGGGTATCAGCTGCAGTAATGACAGTTTTTGCAGATAAGATAATGAAGCCCGCTGATCTATTTATTTCAAGTGATAAAGTCGTATCACCATCAGAGAAGCTAATGAGCTTTTACAAGGAATTTAATAGAGCTAACTTCCCTGATGAAATGCATATAGTAATCTTTGAAGCTGTATATAATATATGGTCTGGAACTATGTCATATTGTTCAGGTGGTATGAATGTACTTCCAATACTGGTTAGGAAAAATGGAGATATGGAGTTTTTAGATAAAAGTACAGGATTCCCTATATGTAACTTTGAAGACTTCTATAGTCCTAAATACGAAAATGGCTATGTAAAATTAAACAGTGGCGATAGAGTCATTTTCTATACAGATGGGCTCTTAGACCATTTAAAAGATAACTTACTGCTCAAAAAAGAAGCTATCATCAATATAATGAAAGAAAATAAGAATAATGACATAAAAATTCTAAACGAAAAAATACTTTCAGAAATCATAAAAACTACTGAATTAAACTCTGTAATCGAGGATGATATAACTTATTTTATTTTTGAAGCTTAG
- a CDS encoding phospho-sugar mutase, with protein MALANYNKWLNGPCFDEYTKRELELIKDNEKEIEDRFYKELEFGTAGLRGVIGAGTNRMNKYTVQKATQGLANYIKSKGEAAKTRGVVIAYDSRRMSREFAEQAALVLSGNGIRTYLFKELRPTPELSFAIRYLNCISGIVITASHNPKEYNGYKVYWEDGAQIAAEVAKEITKAIDDINDYDCIDALDKNSAMNKGLLVYLDEKIDDVYINQVKSQSLREGIVRSVSDDFKIVFTPLHGTGNMPVRRVLKEIGFKNVIVVTEQEKPDSEFSTVKYPNPEDKSAFKLAIELAKERDAQIIIGTDPDCDRVGAVVKDGSGQYIVLTGNQIGALLVNYILEGLKEKNRLPQNGVIIKTIVTSEMGANIAKCYGIDTLNVLTGFKYIGEKIKEFEETKEKSFLFGYEESYGYLAGTYARDKDAVVASMLICEMAAYYYSKGMGLYDALVELYHKHGYFLEDLRSITLAGKEGLEKIQYIMEYFRNNTLDSIANKRVLYVEDYQTQKRNYINKSKAIEDIELPKSNVIKFILEDGTWICLRPSGTEPKLKIYCGVRGSSLENSKEELRNLIGWMEDKIKKL; from the coding sequence ATTGCACTAGCAAACTATAATAAATGGCTTAATGGGCCTTGTTTTGATGAATATACAAAAAGAGAGTTGGAGTTAATTAAAGACAATGAAAAGGAAATAGAAGATAGATTTTATAAAGAGCTTGAATTTGGAACTGCAGGACTTAGGGGTGTTATTGGTGCGGGTACTAATAGAATGAACAAGTATACTGTACAAAAGGCTACTCAAGGCTTAGCTAATTATATAAAATCAAAGGGTGAAGCAGCTAAAACTAGAGGAGTGGTTATTGCATATGACTCTAGAAGAATGTCCAGAGAATTTGCTGAGCAGGCCGCCTTGGTATTAAGTGGAAATGGAATAAGGACATATTTATTTAAAGAGCTTAGACCTACACCAGAGCTTTCCTTTGCCATAAGGTACTTAAACTGTATCTCTGGTATAGTCATTACTGCTAGCCACAATCCTAAAGAATACAATGGATATAAGGTATATTGGGAGGATGGTGCTCAAATAGCTGCTGAAGTAGCTAAAGAAATTACTAAAGCTATAGATGATATAAATGACTACGACTGTATAGATGCTTTGGATAAAAACTCAGCTATGAACAAAGGGCTTTTAGTATACTTAGATGAAAAAATAGATGATGTATATATAAATCAGGTTAAAAGCCAGTCATTAAGAGAAGGTATTGTAAGAAGTGTGTCAGATGATTTTAAAATAGTATTTACTCCATTACATGGTACTGGAAATATGCCTGTAAGAAGGGTGCTTAAGGAGATTGGATTTAAAAATGTTATTGTAGTGACTGAACAGGAGAAGCCAGATTCAGAGTTCTCCACAGTGAAATATCCTAATCCAGAGGATAAGAGTGCATTTAAGTTGGCTATAGAACTGGCGAAGGAAAGGGATGCACAGATAATTATAGGAACTGACCCTGACTGTGATAGAGTAGGGGCTGTAGTTAAGGATGGTAGCGGACAATATATTGTCCTAACTGGAAATCAAATAGGTGCATTATTAGTCAATTATATTTTAGAAGGGCTTAAGGAGAAGAATAGATTACCTCAAAATGGTGTGATTATAAAGACTATAGTTACATCTGAAATGGGAGCCAACATTGCTAAGTGCTATGGAATTGATACCTTAAATGTGCTTACAGGATTTAAATACATAGGTGAGAAAATCAAAGAATTTGAGGAGACTAAGGAAAAGTCATTTTTATTTGGCTATGAAGAAAGCTATGGATATCTGGCTGGTACCTATGCTAGAGATAAGGATGCTGTTGTGGCTTCTATGCTAATATGCGAGATGGCAGCATATTATTACTCTAAGGGTATGGGCTTGTATGATGCTTTGGTAGAATTATATCATAAGCATGGTTATTTTCTAGAGGATTTACGGTCTATTACATTAGCAGGTAAAGAAGGATTAGAAAAGATACAGTATATTATGGAGTATTTTAGAAACAATACATTAGACTCCATTGCAAATAAAAGAGTTCTATATGTAGAGGATTATCAAACACAAAAGAGAAACTACATAAATAAGTCTAAAGCTATAGAGGATATAGAATTGCCTAAATCAAATGTAATTAAGTTCATATTAGAGGACGGTACTTGGATATGCCTAAGACCTTCTGGAACTGAACCTAAGCTTAAGATATATTGTGGAGTTAGGGGAAGTTCCTTAGAGAATAGCAAGGAAGAATTAAGGAATCTTATTGGATGGATGGAAGATAAGATTAAAAAACTGTAA
- a CDS encoding flagellar hook-basal body protein, which produces MNNSMYIAASALKLNQKTIDVISNNLANTNTTGFKKDIVISESFPEVLLSKINDRIDLDNHRVFRGVNVERNGDVFSLTINSGYFRVNTPAGIGHSRSLRFIVDDNGYLKTFYKNTNDELKSDGENYVLGNNGPIRVEDRNIEIDNRGNVISGGQIIDNLITFPPFNVIGTTSTGVRFDKIAVDYTSGIIIETGNKLDFALEGDGFFKVQTPSGTAYTRDGSFTLDANGQLVTKEGYAVLGQNGPIVLGQRTFEVNDNGDIIVGGQVVNSLDIADIDNKEYLRKQGNNLYTILENIEPEETPFTGVLLSGYLETSNVNTIKEMVNMITAQRSYESNQKVIQAQDQLLDKVVNELGRV; this is translated from the coding sequence ATGAATAATTCTATGTACATAGCAGCATCTGCATTGAAATTAAATCAAAAAACCATAGATGTAATATCAAACAATTTAGCAAATACGAATACTACGGGTTTTAAGAAGGATATAGTCATATCAGAATCCTTTCCTGAAGTATTACTAAGTAAGATTAATGATAGAATAGATTTGGACAACCATAGGGTATTTAGAGGAGTAAATGTTGAGAGAAATGGCGATGTTTTTTCACTAACAATAAATTCAGGATATTTTAGAGTAAATACTCCTGCAGGAATAGGACATAGTAGAAGCTTGAGATTTATAGTAGATGATAATGGATATCTTAAAACATTCTATAAAAACACAAATGATGAACTCAAATCAGATGGCGAGAATTACGTACTAGGTAACAATGGGCCAATTAGAGTGGAAGATAGAAACATTGAAATAGATAATAGAGGTAATGTAATATCAGGTGGGCAAATAATAGATAATCTAATAACATTTCCACCATTTAACGTAATAGGTACTACAAGTACAGGAGTTAGATTTGACAAGATAGCCGTAGACTACACATCAGGCATCATAATAGAAACAGGAAACAAGCTAGACTTTGCACTAGAGGGAGATGGATTTTTTAAAGTACAGACTCCAAGTGGAACAGCCTATACAAGGGATGGATCATTTACATTAGATGCAAATGGACAACTAGTAACTAAGGAAGGATATGCAGTATTAGGGCAAAATGGTCCTATAGTACTAGGACAAAGAACTTTCGAAGTCAATGACAATGGTGATATAATAGTAGGAGGACAAGTCGTAAATAGTCTAGATATAGCAGATATTGACAACAAAGAATATTTAAGAAAACAAGGAAACAACCTATATACCATACTAGAAAATATAGAACCAGAAGAGACGCCGTTTACTGGAGTTCTACTATCAGGCTACTTAGAAACATCCAATGTAAACACAATAAAAGAAATGGTAAATATGATAACAGCCCAAAGAAGCTACGAGTCTAATCAAAAAGTAATTCAAGCACAGGACCAATTGCTGGATAAAGTAGTAAATGAGCTAGGAAGAGTATAA